The following are encoded together in the Anoplopoma fimbria isolate UVic2021 breed Golden Eagle Sablefish chromosome 13, Afim_UVic_2022, whole genome shotgun sequence genome:
- the LOC129101878 gene encoding T-box transcription factor TBX2-like codes for MRSFSGPCTRVGDAALHGTILAGPSLFSDMPLSCRGSSDPGLEACTDPMRHTSPPEQRSLVLRRPPGTLEEGEMTEDEPKVYLEASDLWTQFHECGTEMVITKSGRRMFPPLRARCAGMDRKAKYVVLMDIVAADDCRYKFHNSRWMVAGKADPEMPKRMYIHPDSPATGEQWMSKVVNFHKLKLTNNVSDKHGFTILNSMHKYQPRFHIVKTNDILKLPYSTFRTYVFCETEFIAVTAYQNDKITQLKIDNNPFAKGFRDTGNGRREKRKLQHPSQKSKETRMTEEKSEPVKESSSQHSVDSKSSDAHEGDGDKGEKAEDDPGQEISETQTKSKGPTEERTAQTPVGAQTESEPRQTHVISILTDGAGCYEQQDSEREQVSKSCSGVAHSPVYPPELNRHLRDPSIPNSLLHSAQVNTWNSCAAVDGAAPCGLRLAAPVRTPGTPGFPIGLQRHAPLQDLVSLSHFGGFLFYPYSSFSAASAQYLIPPTPSRVDFRAYPGVHSRDYFPSHMMSSTVPALGVGGLKYLAPELLTLPKTDQKDSGDDAEID; via the exons ATGCGCAGCTTCTCGGGGCCGTGCACGAGAGTCGGAGATGCAGCCCTGCACGGGACTATCTTGGCCGGACCCTCGCTGTTCTCAGACATGCCATTGTCCTGCCGAGGCTCATCTGATCCCGGATTGGAAGCCTGCACGGACCCGATGAGGCACACGTCTCCACCGGAGCAGCGGTCTTTGGTTTTGCGCAGGCCTCCCGGGACTCTGGAGGAAGGGGAGATGACGGAGGACGAGCCGAAGGTATATTTGGAAGCCAGCGACCTTTGGACACAGTTCCACGAATGCGGCACTGAAATGGTCATTACGAAATCTGGGAG GCGCATGTTCCCGCCGCTCAGGGCCAGGTGCGCCGGCATGGACAGAAAAGCCAAGTACGTTGTCCTGATGGACATCGTGGCGGCCGACGACTGCAGATATAAGTTCCACAACTCCCGCTGGATGGTGGCGGGGAAGGCGGACCCGGAGATGCCCAAACGCATGTACATCCACCCGGACAGCCCGGCCACGGGCGAGCAGTGGATGTCCAAAGTTGTCAACTTCCACAAACTGAAACTGACCAACAACGTGTCCGATAAACACGGATTT acaatTCTAAACTCGATGCACAAGTATCAGCCACGATTTCACATCGTGAAGACAAACGACATCTTGAAACTTCCCTACAGCACCTTCAGGACTTATGTCTTCTGTGAGACAGAGTTCATCGCAGTGACAGCTTACCAAAACGACAAA ATAACGCAGCTGAAAATTGACAACAATCCTTTCGCTAAAGGATTCCGAGACACGGGCAacgggagaagagagaagag GAAACTACAACATCCATCACAAAAGTCTAAAGAGACGCGGATGACTGAGGAGAAATCTGAACCTGTAAAGGAATCATCTTCACAACATTCAGTCGATTCCAAAtcttcag ATGCTCATGAAGGTGACGGTGACAAAGGTGAAAAGGCTGAGGACGATCCTGGACAAGAGATCAGTGAGACACAGACTAAGTCGAAGGGCcccacagaggagaggacagcaCAGACTCCGGTTGGGGCTCAGACAGAATCAGAGCCCAGACAAACCCACGTCATCAGTATATTAACTGATGGAGCCGGTTGCTACGAGCAACAAGACTCTGAGAGGGAACAAGTGAGCAAATCCTGCAGCGGTGTCGCACACAGCCCAGTTTATCCACCGGAACTGAACAGACATCTGCGGGATCCCAGTATCCCCAACAGTCTTCTCCACTCTGCTCAGGTAAACACCTGGAACAGCTGTGCCGCCGTGGATGGAGCAGCGCCGTGTGGACTGAGACTGGCAGCACCTGTTAGGACTCCAGGAACTCCAGGGTTCCCCATCGGCCTTCAACGGCACGCACCACTACAG GATCTGGTGAGCCTCTCACACTTTGGAGGCTTCCTGTTTTATCCCTACTCCAGCTTCTCTGCAGCATCAGCCCAGTACCTCATCCCACCGACACCGTCCAGAGTGGACTTCAGAGCCTATCCAGGCGTCCACAGCCGGGACTACTTCCCCTCTCACATGATGTCCTCCACTGTTCCTGCTTTGGGTGTTGGTGGATTGAAATATCTCGCCCCAGAGTTGCTAACACTACCCAAAACAGACCAGAAGGACTCAGGGGACGACGCTGAAATTGATTGA
- the tm2d2 gene encoding TM2 domain-containing protein 2 — MISVSYILLCGQLLLLLAVILLQCLEGIHSQNSSTSETPSASPGQGATAVPFSEQPPEIVVKYEIPVENGNYTEPYEYKPPSPVVLCSYLPEEFIYCQDPVDHSMNHSAFQEMGHGCVGWGGQTQKEVNRTRVICTALDDIECAGPREFLRGNVPCIKYTGHYFITTLLYSFFLGCFGVDRFCLGHTGTAVGKLLTLGGLGIWWFVDLILLITGGLMPSDYSNWCTYY; from the exons ATGATTTCGGTGAGCTACATTCTGTTGTGCGGAcagctactgctgctgctggcggTGATTCTGTTACAATGTCTGGAAGGAATTCATTCCCAAAACTCTTCGACATCGGAGACCCCCTCCGCTTCTCCTGGGCAGGGAGCTACCGCGGTCCCGTTCAGCGAGCAGCCGCCGGAAATCGTCGTGAAATACGAAATACCGGTGGAAAACGGGAATTATACAGAGCCCTATGAGTACAAACCCCCGTCACCGGTCGTCCTCTGCAGCTACCT ACCAGAGGAGTTCATCTACTGTCAAGATCCCGTCGATCATTCAATGAACCACAGCGCTTTTCAGGAGATGGGCCACGGTTGTGTCGGG tGGGGGGGCCAGACTCAGAAAGAGGTGAACCGCACACGGGTTATCTGCACCGCCCTCGACGATATTGAGTGTGCCGGACCCAGAGAGTTCCTCAGAGGAAACGTGCCCTGCATCAA ATACACCGGCCACTACTTCATCACCACGCTGCTGTACTCCTTCTTCCTGGGCTGTTTCGGGGTGGACCGCTTCTGCCTGGGCCACACCGGCACCGCCGTCGGGAAGCTGCTCACCCTGGGCGGCCTGGGAATCTGGTGGTTCGTGGACTTGATCCTGCTCATCACCGGCGGCCTGATGCCCAGCGACTACAGCAACTGGTGCACCTACTACTGA